AGGTGCCCATCTCCGGACGGGAGACCGAATTGCCGCGCCCCTGGATCGCCTCGATGAAGATCAGCCGCTCGTCGTCCGTGCTCGACGCGAGGGTGACCTGGCCGCGTGCGTAGTCGGCGAACTCCTGCATCAGCGGACGGGCGATGGAGCGGATCGTCATGCTGGCCAGCAGGGGCGAGGCCAGGCTCAGCACGCCCGGGGCCAGCATGTACTTGCCGCGACGCTCCGAGTAGTGCACCAGGCCCAGCTCGCGCAGCGTGGCGATCAGGCGGAAGGCGGTGGCCTTGGGCAGCCCGGACCGGTCGACCAGGTCCTTGCCGCTCAGGTCGTATTCGGCGGTGGTGAAGCAGCGCAGGATGCGGATGCCCCGGGCCAGGGCACTCTGTGGCGCATCGGACGCCGGTGTTTCGTCGGCGGCGTCGGTGGTGTCCGGGGCGGAAGAGGTACCTGTCATGTGAATGCTTCGGTCGATGTTTGAGACGCGTGTCCCAAAAATTCCGAATTCTAGGTTCCTCGATGGGATCGCCAAGCCCGGGCCTCAAAAGTTCTCGCGGGCGCCGGAGGCCTCTACCGCACGGGCCCATTTCACCCGCTCACGTTCCACGAAGCCCGCGAACTCGGCCGGTGTCGACACGCCGGACTGCCCGCCGAGCTGGCGCAGCCGGTCGGCGAAGGCCGGCGTACGCAGGATGGTGTCGAGCGTGTCGACGACCGCCGCCGTGCGCGCGGCCGGCACGCCCGCCGGCGCGAAGAGCGCGAACCAGCCGGTGATCTCCATGTCGGGAAAGCCGGCCTCGGCCATGGTGGGCAACTCCGGCGCCTGGGTGATGCGGCGGGCGCTGGTGAGGGCCAGGCCGCGCACGGTGCCGCCCTTGAGGTGCGATTCGGAGGTGGGGAAGTTGTCGAACATGAAGTCGGTCTCGCCCGCGATGACCGACTGCAGCCCGAGGTTGGCGCCCTTGTAGGGCACGTGGGTGGCACGGATGCCGGTGCGCAGCTTGAAGAGTTCGCCCGACAGGTGCGTGGTCTGGCCGATGCCCGACGACGCGAAGGACAGCCCGCGTTCGCTGCGCCGGCCTTCGGCCACCAGTTCCTCCACCGACTTCCAGGGTGCCCCGGGCCGCACGATCAATACGTTTGGAAAGGCCAGCACGTTGTTGAGCGGCTGCAGGTCGGCCGGGCCGTAGGGCAGCCGGGCGTACAGGCTGTAATTGATCGCGTTCGGCCCGGTGTTGCCCATGAGCAGGGTGTGGCCGTCGCGCGGCGCGGCCAGCGCGGCCTGCACGCCGATGATGCCGCCGGCGCCGGGCCGGTTGTCGACCACGACCGACTGGCTCCAGGCATCGCCGAGCTCGCGGGCGAGCAGCCGCGCGACGATGTCGCCGCTGCCGCCGGCGGGGCCGGGCACCACGATGGTGACGGGGCGTCGCGGAAACGGTTCGGCGCCGGCGCCCCGGGCGTAGGCGCCGTGGCCGATCAGGCCTGTGGCGGCCAGCGCGGCGTGCTGCAGCACCTGGCGGCGGCGTTGGAGGAATCGATGGTCTGCCATGGCCGCGCCCTCAGTTCTTCAGCACGCCGGTCTCGCGGATCATCCGCGCCCAGCGCTCGCGCTCGCCCGCGAGAAAGGTCACCGACTCCTGCGGCGTCAGCCCGGTCGGGGTGACGCCCATGGCCACCATCTGCTCGCGGATGGCGGGCTGGCGCACGGCGCCCAGCATGGCGGCGCTGAGCCGCGCGATGGCCGGCGCGGGCGTGCCCGTCGGCACGAAGAGGCCGTTCCAGATCGGCACCGCGTAGCCCGGAAAGCCGAGTTCGGCGACGGTGGGCAGCTCGGGCATGGCGGCCGAGCGCTGGCCGCTGATGGTGGCCAGGGCGCGCAGCTTGCCGTCCTTGATGTAGGGCCGGGTGAAGGGCACGGTCATCACCGCCACGTCGAGCCGGCCTTCGATGAGGTCGGCGAAGGCGGGCGATTCGCCCTTGTAGGGCACGTGCGTCATCTGCGCGCCGGCCTGCTGGCTGAGGTATTCGATCGACACGTGCAGCGGGCCCATCGAGCCGGTCGACATGTAGCTCACCGCGCGCGGGCTGGCCTTGGCGCGCTTGAGCAGGTCGGCCAGGGTCCGGTCCGGGCTGCCGGCGGCCACCACCAGCACGTAGTCGATGTTGCAGATCTGGCCGACGGCGGTGAAGTCGCGGTCGGGTGCGTAGTCGAGCGCGGGCTGGGTCATGGGCAGCACCACGTTCGTGCCGACACCGCCGAACAGCACCGAATAGCCGTCGGCCGGCGAACGCGCGACGTTGCTCGCGCCGATGGCACCGGCCGCGCCGATGCGGTTGTCGATCACCACCGGCTGGCCGAGTTCGGGCTCCATCGTCTTGCCGAGCAGGCGGCCCAGGATGTCGGTGGCGCCGCCTGCGGCGAAAGGCACCACGACGCGGATCGGTCGCGCGGGCCAGGCCTCGGCGGCACGGGAGGAAAGGGGCCGCAGCGAGGCGAGCGGCGCCAGGGCGGCGGCGCCCAGCCAGCGGCGGCGGTGGGGGTCGGGGGATGCGGTGGGCATGGTGGTGTCTCCTGGTTCTTCTTGGCTGTCGTGTCAGAGCTTGACGGCGCTGACCGTGAGGCCGCCGTCCACGTACAGGGTCTGGCCGGTCATGAAGCCGCTGCGGTCGTCCAGCAGGAAGGCGATGAAGTGCGCCAGCTCCGAGGGCTCGGCCGCGCGCTGGAGCGGCACTGCGTCCATCAGTGCCACGGTGCGGGGATGGCCCGGCGGACTGGCGGCGCGGAACAGCTCGGTGAGCACCGGCCCGGGCGCGATCGCGTTGACCGAGATGCCGTCGCCGGCCAGCTCCAGCGCCCAGGTGCGCGTCATGCCGACGATGCCGGCCTTGGTGGCGCTGTAGGCGGTGCGGTTGACCTTGCCCAGCCCGGCGCGCGAGGAGATGTTGACGATGCGCCCGGCGCGCGCGGCCCGCATGCCGGGCACCACCGCCTGGGTGCAGAGCAGGGGCGCGAGCAGGTTGAGCCGGATCGCGTCGTCCATGTCCTGCAGGCTGCAGTCCTCGAGCGAGGTCACCGGCGACATGGCCGCGTTGTTGACCAGTCCGTGGAACGGCCCGTCGCGCAGCAGGCCGGCGAGGGTGTCGCGCAGGCTGTCGGCATCGGTCATGTCGACGGCGAGGTACTGCTCGCCGGGCGCGATGTCGTCGGGCACGGTGCGGGCCAGGCCGACCGGGCGCCAGCCGTCTTCGCGCAGGCGCTGCATCGCGGCGCGGCCGATGCCGCGGCTGGCACCGGTGACGAGCACGCGGCGGCCGGCGCCGGGGCCGGTGGCCGACGGGGAGGTGGTTTCTTCGCCGCTGCTCATCGTGCGTTCTCCTGCATCGCCAGGCGTTGCGCGGCCATGTCGCGCATCTCGTTCTTGCGCACCTTCTCGCCGTTGGGGCTGGGCGTGGTGGGAAAGCGCTCCACCTCGAACACCCGAATCGGCACCTTGTAGATGGCCAGGCGCGCGCGGCAGGCGGCGATGAGCGCGGCCTCGTCGTGGCGATAGCCGGGCTTGCCGATCACGAAGCCGACCGGTCGCACGCTGCCTTCGGCCTGCACCTCGACCACCTGGCAGGCCTGCACCGCGGGGTCGATCAGCACGGCCTCCTCGATCTCCAGCGGGTTGACCAGGTAGCCGCCGATGCGCAGCACGTCGCCGATGCGCGAGAGGTGGATGAAGCCGCCGTCCTCGGTGAGATAGGCGAGGTCGCCGGTGCGGAACCAGCCGTCTTCGGACAGCGCCTTGCGGGTGGCGGCCTCGTCGTGGAGGTAGCCCAGCATGAGGTCGGGCGTGAACAGCTCCAGCTCGCCGGTCTGGCCGGGCGGCAGCAGCTCGCCGGTGTCGAGCGAGCGCACCCGCACGGCGGCGGTGGGGCACAGGGGTATGCCGCCGGACTGGGCGCGGCGATCCAGCGAGGCGTCGAAGGGCTGGGTGGCGAAGAGCGCCATGGTTTCGGTCAGTCCGAAGCAGCCGTTCA
The nucleotide sequence above comes from Xylophilus sp. GOD-11R. Encoded proteins:
- a CDS encoding IclR family transcriptional regulator, translating into MTGTSSAPDTTDAADETPASDAPQSALARGIRILRCFTTAEYDLSGKDLVDRSGLPKATAFRLIATLRELGLVHYSERRGKYMLAPGVLSLASPLLASMTIRSIARPLMQEFADYARGQVTLASSTDDERLIFIEAIQGRGNSVSRPEMGTSVSLSKSSTGRAFLTLLPPARLDEAVQGILRQHPERADWLDEKLQQTRDELASLGYCRNQGELHRNTIGVAVPVLRLIDDRRFVFGCTVPAFRLSEEPELLSDLGMRLATLVDSVQTALGTPRG
- a CDS encoding tripartite tricarboxylate transporter substrate binding protein; the encoded protein is MADHRFLQRRRQVLQHAALAATGLIGHGAYARGAGAEPFPRRPVTIVVPGPAGGSGDIVARLLARELGDAWSQSVVVDNRPGAGGIIGVQAALAAPRDGHTLLMGNTGPNAINYSLYARLPYGPADLQPLNNVLAFPNVLIVRPGAPWKSVEELVAEGRRSERGLSFASSGIGQTTHLSGELFKLRTGIRATHVPYKGANLGLQSVIAGETDFMFDNFPTSESHLKGGTVRGLALTSARRITQAPELPTMAEAGFPDMEITGWFALFAPAGVPAARTAAVVDTLDTILRTPAFADRLRQLGGQSGVSTPAEFAGFVERERVKWARAVEASGARENF
- a CDS encoding tripartite tricarboxylate transporter substrate binding protein — protein: MPTASPDPHRRRWLGAAALAPLASLRPLSSRAAEAWPARPIRVVVPFAAGGATDILGRLLGKTMEPELGQPVVIDNRIGAAGAIGASNVARSPADGYSVLFGGVGTNVVLPMTQPALDYAPDRDFTAVGQICNIDYVLVVAAGSPDRTLADLLKRAKASPRAVSYMSTGSMGPLHVSIEYLSQQAGAQMTHVPYKGESPAFADLIEGRLDVAVMTVPFTRPYIKDGKLRALATISGQRSAAMPELPTVAELGFPGYAVPIWNGLFVPTGTPAPAIARLSAAMLGAVRQPAIREQMVAMGVTPTGLTPQESVTFLAGERERWARMIRETGVLKN
- a CDS encoding SDR family oxidoreductase is translated as MSSGEETTSPSATGPGAGRRVLVTGASRGIGRAAMQRLREDGWRPVGLARTVPDDIAPGEQYLAVDMTDADSLRDTLAGLLRDGPFHGLVNNAAMSPVTSLEDCSLQDMDDAIRLNLLAPLLCTQAVVPGMRAARAGRIVNISSRAGLGKVNRTAYSATKAGIVGMTRTWALELAGDGISVNAIAPGPVLTELFRAASPPGHPRTVALMDAVPLQRAAEPSELAHFIAFLLDDRSGFMTGQTLYVDGGLTVSAVKL